From the Kogia breviceps isolate mKogBre1 chromosome 3, mKogBre1 haplotype 1, whole genome shotgun sequence genome, one window contains:
- the DICER1 gene encoding endoribonuclease Dicer isoform X5: MKSPALQPLSMAGLQLMTPASSPMGPFFGLPWQQEAIHDNIYTPRKYQVELLEAALDHNTIVCLNTGSGKTFIAVLLTKELSYQIRGDFNRNGKRTVFLVNSANQVAQQVSAVRTHSDLKVGEYANLEVSASWTKEKWNQEFTKHQVLVMTCYVALNVLKTGYLSLSDINLLVFDECHLAILDHPYREIMKLCENCPSCPRILGLTASILNGKCDPEELEEKIQKLEKILKSNAETATDLVVLDRYTSQPCEIVVDCGPFTDRSGLYERLLMELEEALNFINDCNISVHSKERDSTLISKQILSDCRAVLVVLGPWCADKVAGMMVRELQKYIKHEQEELHRKFLLFTDTFLRKIHALCEEHFSPASLDLKFVTPKVIKLLEILRKYKPYERQQFESVEWYNNRNQDNYVSWSDSEDDEEDEEIEEKEKPETNFPSPFTNILCGIIFVERRYTAVVLNRLIKEAGKQDPELAYISSNFITGHGIGKNQPRNKQMEAEFRKQEEVLRKFRAHETNLLIATSIVEEGVDIPKCNLVVRFDLPTEYRSYVQSKGRARAPISNYVMLADTDKIKSFEEDLKTYKAIEKILRNKCSKSVDTGEADIEPVVDDDDVFPPYVLRPDDGGPRVTINTAIGHINRYCARLPSDPFTHLAPKCRTRELPDGTFYSTLYLPINSPLRASIVGPPMNCIRLAERVVALICCEKLHKIGELDDHLMPVGKETVKYEEELDLHDEEETSVPGRPGSTKRRQCYPKAIPECLRDSYPKPDQPCYLYVIGMVLTTPLPDELNFRRRKLYPPEDTTRCFGILTAKPIPQIPHFPVYTRSGEVTISIELKKSGFTLSLQMLELITRLHQYIFSHILRLEKPALEFKPTDADSAYCVLPLNVVNDSSTLDIDFKFMEDIEKSEARIGIPNTKYSKETPFVFKLEDYQDAVIIPRYRNFDQPHRFYVADVYTDLTPLSKFPSPEYETFAEYYKTKYNLDLTNLNQPLLDVDHTSSR, encoded by the exons ATGAAAAGCCCTGCTTTGCAACCCCTCAGCATGGCAGGCCTGCAGCTCATGACCCCTGCTTCCTCACCAATGGGTCCTTTCTTTGGACTGCCATGGCAACAAGAAGCAATTCATGATAACATTTATACGCCAAGAAAATATCAG GTTGAACTGCTTGAAGCAGCTCTGGATCATAATACCATAGTCTGTTTAAACACTGGCTCAGGGAAGACGTTTATTGCAGTACTACTCACTAAAGAGCTGTCCTATCAGATCAGGGGAGACTTCAACAGAAATGGCAAAAGGACGGTGTTCTTGGTCAACTCtg CAAACCAGGTTGCTCAACAAGTGTCAGCTGTCAGAACTCACTCAGATCTCAAGGTTGGGGAATACGCAAACCTGGAAGTAAGTGCATCTTGGACAAAAGAGAAATGGAACCAAGAGTTTACTAAGCACCAG gTTCTCGTTATGACTTGCTATGTCGCCTTGAATGTTTTGAAAACTGGTTACTTGTCACTATCAGACATTAACCTTTTGGTGTTCGATGAGTGTCATCTTGCAATCCTAGACCACCCCTACCGAGAAATTATGAAG CTCTGTGAAAATTGTCCATCATGTCCTCGTATTTTGGGACTAACTGCTTCCATTTTAAATGGGAAATGTGATCCAGAGGAATTGGAAGAAAAGATTCAGAAACTGGAGAAAATTCTTAAGAGTAATGCTGAAACTGCAACTGACTTGGTGGTCTTAGACAG ATATACTTCCCAGCCATGTGAGATTGTGGTAGACTGTGGACCATTTACTGACAGAAGTGGGCTTTATGAAAGACTGCTGATGGAATTAGAAGAAGCACTTAATTTTATCAATGACTGTAACATATCTGTACATTCAAAAGAAAGAGATTCTACTTTAATTTCTAAACAG ATACTCTCAGACTGTCGTGCGGTATTGGTAGTTCTGGGACCCTGGTGTGCAGATAAAGTAGCTGGAATGATGGTAAGAGAACTACAGAAATATATCAAACACGAACAAGAGGAGCTGCACAggaaatttctattgtttacagACACTTTCCTAAGGAAAATCCATGCACTATGTGAAGAGCACTTCTCACCTGCCTCACTTGACCTGAAATTTGTAACTCCTAAAGTAATAAAACTGCTTGAAATCTTACGCAAATATAAGCCGTATGAGCGACAGCAGTTTGAAAGCGTTGAGTGGTATAATAATAGGAATCAGGATAATTACGTGTCTTGGAGTGATTCTGAGGATGATGAGGaggatgaagaaattgaagaaaaagaaaagccagagacAAATTTTCCTTCTCCATTTACCAATATTTTGTGTGGAAttatttttgtggaaagaagATATACGGCAGTTGTCTTAAACAG aTTGATAAAGGAAGCTGGCAAACAAGATCCAGAGCTGGCTTACATCAGCAGCAATTTTATAACTGGACATGGCATTGGAAAGAATCAGCCTCGTAACAAACAGATGGAAGCAGAATTCAGAAAACAGGAAGAG gTACTTAGGAAATTTCGAGCACATGAAACCAACCTGCTTATTGCAACAAGTATTGTGGAGGAGGGTGTTGACATACCGAAATGCAACTTGGTGGTTCGTTTTGATCTGCCCACAGAGTATCGATCCTATGTTCAATCTAAGGGAAGAGCGAGGGCACCGATCTCTAATTATGTAATGTTAGCAGatacagacaaaataaaaagttttgaaGAAGACCTTAAAACATACAAAGCTATTGAAAAG ATCTTGAGAAACAAATGTTCCAAGTCAGTTGATACCGGTGAGGCTGACATTGAGCCTGTTGTGGATGACGACGATGTTTTCCCACCATATGTGTTGAGGCCAGATGATGGTGGTCCACGAGTCACAATCAACACGGCCATTGGACACATCAATAG atACTGTGCTAGATTACCAAGTGATCCGTTTACTCACCTGGCTCCTAAATGTAGAACCCGAGAGTTGCCTGATGGTACATTTTATTCAACTCTTTATCTGCCAATTAACTCACCTCTTCGAGCCTCCATTGTT GGTCCCCCAATGAACTGTATACGATTGGCTGAAAGAGTCGTAGCCCTCATTTGCTGTGAAAAACTGCACAAAATTG GCGAACTGGATGACCATTTGATGCCAGTTGGGAAAGAGACTGTTAAATACGAAGAAGAGCTTGATTTACATGATGAAGAAGAGACCAGTGTTCCAGGAAGACCAGGCTCCACAAAACGAAGACAGTGCTACCCAAAAGCA ATTCCAGAATGTTTGAGGGATAGCTACCCCAAGCCCGATCAGCCTTGTTACCTGTATGTGATAGGAATGGTTCTAACGACACCTTTACCTGATGAACTCAACTTTAGACGGCGGAAGCTTTATCCCCCTGAGGATACCACAAGATGCTTCGGAATACTGACAGCCAAACCCATACCTCAG atTCCGCACTTTCCTGTGTACACACGCTCTGGAGAGGTTACCATATCTATTGAGTTGAAGAAGTCTGGTTTCACGTTATCTCTACAAATGCTTGAGTTGATTACAAGACTTCACCAGTATATATTCTCACATATTCTTCGGCTTGAAAAACCTGCACTAGAATTTAAACCCACAGACGCTGACTCAGCATACTGTGTTCTACCTCTTAATGTTG ttAATGACTCCAGCACTTTGGACATTGACTTTAAATTCATGGAAGATATCGAGAAGTCTGAAGCTCGCATAGGCATTCCCAATACAAAGTATTCAAAAGAAACTCCCTTTGTTTTTAAACTAGAAGATTACCAAGATGCAGTTATCATTCCAAG ataccgCAATTTTGATCAGCCTCATCGATTTTATGTAGCTGATGTGTACACTGACCTTACCCCCCTGAGTAAATTTCCTTCCCCTGAATATGAAACTTTTGcagaatattataaaacaaaGTATAACCTTGACCTGACCAATCTCAACCAGCCGCTGCTGGATGTGGACCACACATCTTCAAGGTAA